A region from the Prochlorococcus sp. MIT 0603 genome encodes:
- a CDS encoding histidine triad nucleotide-binding protein, with protein MTEETIFSRILNGEIPCDQIYSDSSCIGFKDIQPQAPVHILIIPRKKISSLREVQDEDKELLGHLLLVSAQIAKKEGLSNWRTVINTGEKAGQTVFHLHIHIIGGRELNWPPG; from the coding sequence ATGACTGAAGAAACAATCTTTAGCAGAATTTTGAATGGAGAAATTCCATGTGATCAAATTTACAGCGATTCAAGCTGTATTGGATTTAAAGATATCCAACCACAAGCTCCGGTACATATTCTGATAATACCAAGAAAAAAAATCAGTAGTCTTCGTGAAGTACAAGATGAAGATAAAGAATTACTTGGCCACTTACTTCTTGTATCTGCACAAATTGCTAAAAAGGAAGGATTAAGCAATTGGAGAACAGTAATAAACACAGGTGAAAAAGCCGGACAAACAGTCTTTCACCTCCATATACATATCATTGGAGGACGTGAATTAAATTGGCCACCAGGATAA